The Nitrosomonas communis genome has a segment encoding these proteins:
- the mfd gene encoding transcription-repair coupling factor, which produces MSFKLNLPAPGMLSRYFGFDGSSDTLALAELTRSGQQWAKPLTIITASALDAQRLLEELPFFAPELNAHLLPDWETLPYDTFSPHFDLISERLATLYQVMNGFCDVLVVPVTTALYRMLPKEFLAAHTFFIKQGSVLDLAAFRSQMTLAGYTHVTQVLSPGEYSIRGGLIDLFPMGNPLPYRMDLLDNEIETIRTFDVDTQRSIYPVKEIRLLPAREFPLDEAGRTRFRINFREKFEGDPSRSRMYKEISKGNTPAGIEYYLPLFFEQTATLFDYLPQNSLLCLHQDIYPVVENFWRDTQSRYQLLRGDTDRPLLPPTELFLTTDGFFGKLKPYTRIQIQADKDLAAESFTQPLPAVRVDRHAANPLEKLTAFVDDYTLSGGRVLLLAESMGRRELIAEYLHEYGLCPTLCKNYAEFQSSNEPFMLSVAPVHTGYILNADRYALITESELYATHVHGRRERETRKATSTDVMLRDLSEIKPGDPVVHEQHGIGRYLGLVNMDLGEGEAGQTSEFLALEYAGGDKLYVPVSQLHVIGRYSGVSPESAPLHKLGSGQWEKAKRKAMQQVRDTAAELLNLYAQRAARQGHVFKFKQHDYEAFAEGFGFEETADQAAAIEAVISDLTSGKPMDRLICGDVGFGKTEVALRAAFIAVADGQQVAVLVPTTLLAEQHFQNFSDRFGLIAEQWPVKIAELSRFRSAKEQGQALEGLASGQIDIIIGTHKLIQEKVKFKNLGLVIIDEEHRFGVRQKEQLKRMRTEVDVLTLTATPIPRTLAMSLEGLRDFSIIATAPQRRLAIKTFVHPFSEGIIREACLRELKRGGQIYFLYNEVSTIQHMYDKLTQLLPEARIHIAHGQMRESELEHVMRDFYQQRFNLLLCTTIIETGIDIPTANTILIHRADKFGLAQLHQLRGRVGRSHHQAYAYLLTPGDEALSAQAKKRLEAIQSMEELGSGFYLAMHDLEIRGAGAVLSESQSGEMQEVGFNLYSTMLENAIKSLKAGCEPDMQHPLGIATEINLHVPTLLPEEYCNDIHERLVLYKRMANCINDGQLDDMHRELIDRFGLLPDPARALLDCHRLRIAAKTLGIVRIDASTDSILIHFAPNPSVEAGKIITLIQSGREYSLAGPDRLKVQVKIPDAAERVKRIRKLMEMLS; this is translated from the coding sequence ATGTCATTTAAACTTAATTTACCCGCGCCAGGGATGCTGTCGCGTTATTTCGGATTTGACGGTTCGAGCGATACCTTGGCTCTTGCCGAACTGACACGTTCCGGGCAGCAATGGGCTAAGCCGCTGACCATCATTACTGCCAGTGCATTGGATGCACAGAGATTGCTCGAAGAGTTACCTTTTTTTGCACCTGAATTAAATGCGCATCTGCTGCCAGATTGGGAAACATTGCCTTACGATACTTTCTCGCCACACTTTGATCTGATATCTGAGCGACTGGCGACCCTTTATCAGGTCATGAACGGGTTCTGCGATGTATTGGTCGTGCCTGTGACAACCGCTTTGTATCGCATGCTACCTAAGGAATTTTTGGCAGCCCATACTTTTTTTATCAAGCAGGGCAGTGTACTTGATTTAGCTGCCTTCCGCAGTCAGATGACTTTGGCTGGCTATACGCATGTGACACAGGTATTGTCACCGGGTGAATATAGCATACGCGGGGGATTGATCGATTTATTCCCGATGGGCAATCCGCTGCCTTACCGTATGGACTTGCTTGATAACGAAATCGAGACCATCAGGACATTCGATGTCGATACCCAACGCAGCATTTATCCGGTCAAAGAGATCAGATTGCTGCCTGCGCGTGAGTTTCCCTTGGATGAAGCGGGGCGCACGCGCTTTCGTATCAATTTTCGCGAAAAATTTGAAGGCGACCCTTCTCGCAGCCGGATGTATAAAGAAATCAGCAAAGGGAACACGCCCGCAGGAATTGAGTATTATCTTCCGCTTTTTTTTGAGCAAACGGCTACCTTGTTCGATTATTTGCCTCAGAACAGCTTGTTATGCCTGCATCAGGATATTTATCCAGTGGTCGAAAATTTTTGGCGTGATACTCAGTCGCGTTACCAATTATTACGAGGGGATACCGATCGCCCCCTCTTGCCACCAACTGAACTGTTTCTGACCACGGATGGCTTTTTTGGCAAACTGAAACCTTATACGCGTATTCAAATTCAGGCTGATAAAGACCTGGCCGCCGAATCATTTACGCAACCTTTGCCGGCCGTGCGGGTGGATCGTCATGCAGCTAATCCACTTGAAAAATTGACTGCATTTGTTGACGATTATACGCTATCGGGCGGACGTGTCTTGCTACTGGCTGAGAGTATGGGGCGGCGTGAATTGATAGCTGAATATCTGCATGAATATGGTCTGTGCCCGACACTTTGTAAAAATTATGCAGAATTTCAGTCGAGCAATGAGCCTTTCATGCTGAGCGTTGCGCCGGTCCATACCGGCTATATCCTGAATGCTGATCGCTATGCGTTGATTACCGAGAGTGAGCTTTACGCAACGCATGTGCATGGGCGGCGTGAGCGTGAAACGCGCAAGGCTACCTCGACTGACGTTATGTTGCGCGATTTATCTGAAATCAAGCCTGGCGATCCAGTCGTACATGAACAACATGGCATTGGCCGTTATCTCGGGCTGGTCAATATGGATCTAGGCGAAGGGGAAGCCGGTCAAACCAGTGAGTTCCTCGCACTGGAATATGCCGGCGGCGACAAGCTGTATGTGCCTGTTTCTCAACTGCATGTGATTGGACGTTACAGCGGGGTCTCGCCTGAATCAGCCCCTCTGCATAAACTTGGCAGTGGACAGTGGGAAAAAGCCAAACGCAAGGCCATGCAGCAGGTGCGTGATACAGCAGCTGAGCTGCTGAATCTGTATGCGCAGCGTGCAGCGCGTCAAGGTCATGTTTTCAAATTTAAACAGCATGATTATGAAGCGTTTGCAGAAGGATTCGGCTTCGAAGAAACCGCTGATCAAGCGGCTGCTATTGAAGCGGTTATCAGCGATTTGACCTCGGGCAAACCGATGGATCGACTGATTTGTGGCGATGTCGGCTTTGGTAAAACAGAAGTTGCTCTGCGCGCGGCCTTTATTGCAGTGGCAGATGGTCAACAGGTGGCCGTACTGGTGCCTACCACTTTGCTCGCGGAGCAGCATTTTCAGAATTTCTCGGATCGCTTTGGCTTAATTGCTGAACAATGGCCCGTGAAAATCGCCGAGCTATCACGCTTTCGTTCAGCCAAAGAGCAAGGGCAAGCTTTGGAAGGCCTCGCCAGCGGGCAAATAGACATCATCATCGGCACACACAAGCTGATCCAGGAGAAGGTTAAATTCAAGAATCTCGGCTTGGTGATCATTGATGAAGAACACCGCTTTGGTGTTCGTCAAAAAGAGCAGCTAAAAAGAATGCGTACCGAAGTGGACGTGCTGACTCTGACGGCTACACCCATTCCCCGTACACTCGCCATGTCACTGGAAGGGCTGCGCGATTTTTCTATTATTGCTACTGCCCCGCAAAGACGGCTGGCCATCAAAACCTTCGTCCATCCTTTTTCGGAAGGGATTATCCGCGAAGCTTGTCTGCGGGAGCTGAAACGTGGTGGCCAAATTTATTTTCTTTATAATGAAGTGAGCACTATTCAACACATGTATGACAAGCTTACGCAACTTCTGCCGGAAGCGCGTATTCACATCGCCCACGGGCAGATGCGTGAAAGTGAGCTGGAGCATGTCATGCGCGATTTCTACCAGCAACGTTTCAATCTGCTGCTATGCACGACTATTATTGAGACGGGTATAGATATTCCCACTGCCAACACCATCCTCATCCATCGTGCAGATAAATTTGGTCTGGCGCAATTACATCAGTTGCGCGGTAGGGTAGGGCGTTCTCACCATCAAGCCTATGCCTATCTGCTGACGCCGGGTGATGAAGCACTCAGTGCGCAGGCCAAAAAAAGACTGGAGGCGATTCAATCAATGGAAGAGCTCGGATCAGGCTTTTATTTGGCCATGCATGATCTGGAAATCCGCGGTGCCGGTGCTGTGCTGAGCGAATCACAAAGTGGTGAAATGCAGGAAGTCGGTTTTAATCTCTACAGCACCATGCTGGAGAACGCGATTAAATCACTCAAAGCAGGCTGTGAGCCAGATATGCAGCATCCCCTTGGTATTGCCACTGAAATCAACCTGCATGTGCCTACTTTACTGCCAGAAGAGTATTGCAATGATATCCATGAACGCCTGGTGCTGTATAAACGCATGGCCAACTGCATCAATGATGGGCAACTGGATGATATGCACCGGGAACTGATTGATCGCTTCGGTTTGTTGCCTGACCCAGCCCGAGCGCTACTTGACTGTCACCGTTTGCGTATTGCTGCCAAAACGCTTGGCATTGTGCGGATTGATGCCAGCACCGACAGTATTCTTATTCATTTTGCGCCCAACCCCTCTGTGGAAGCAGGCAAAATTATCACACTTATCCAAAGTGGCCGGGAATACAGTCTGGCTGGCCCAGATCGCCTGAAAGTCCAAGTGAAAATTCCGGATGCGGCAGAACGGGTCAAGCGCATCAGGAAGCTGATGGAGATGTTGAGTTAG
- a CDS encoding AAA family ATPase yields MALLKPVPLLTPLIIPLLVPFFFLVLLSSGICAQPVPATKPAAPATTQSTESPSSDESLYELLTTIKETENERTALSEQLKDTSNPADKQQTLKQLQSLDQRLIDLKNSFEETVTGGQGLATLAEKPEEKAPFNWKKELEEIVRPLMDDLKQLTERPRKMEQLKNEQMLQEDHLQLADAAIAELEKTLAQSKHATVRHALKDLLNQWQEPRKNAESRLQRIDTELQRLIAPSEELGEELITKLQKFASGRGLNLILALCGFVLIYLVLIGLGRLIRRLPSRKHEPGTRRLARAIALLLRTLTVTLALFTAMLILYVLGDWLLFGLMVLLMITLIWGLQKSLPRYIREIRLLLNMGGVREGERILYNGLPWRIASLNLFSTLYNPLLDGGLLRLPIDRLVDLQSRPYSPEEPWFPSQVGDIVILEGDIYGKVLLQTPEIVQMHIMGATTTFSVANYLGKKPRNLSRDGFAIPINFKLNYLHHETILTDIVPTLRAYLEEQLAQQPFHPHLTGLLVEFNEAANSSLNLLIVGMFTGAGTEDYWSIHRFLHRTILSACNHYNWAIA; encoded by the coding sequence ATGGCCTTGCTCAAGCCAGTCCCTTTGCTAACCCCTTTAATAATCCCTTTGCTAGTCCCTTTTTTCTTTCTCGTTCTCCTCTCATCGGGTATTTGTGCACAACCAGTACCAGCAACTAAGCCGGCGGCACCAGCCACAACCCAATCTACTGAGTCACCCTCGTCAGATGAATCACTGTATGAACTGCTGACCACTATCAAGGAAACTGAAAATGAGCGCACTGCTCTCAGCGAGCAATTAAAAGACACTTCCAATCCAGCGGACAAACAACAGACCCTAAAACAATTGCAATCACTCGATCAACGTTTAATTGATTTGAAGAACTCTTTTGAAGAAACGGTCACCGGAGGGCAAGGTCTTGCAACATTAGCCGAGAAACCGGAAGAAAAAGCCCCATTCAACTGGAAAAAGGAATTAGAGGAGATTGTACGGCCCCTCATGGATGATCTAAAGCAGTTGACCGAGCGACCGCGCAAGATGGAGCAGCTAAAAAATGAACAAATGTTGCAAGAAGATCACTTGCAGCTCGCTGACGCAGCAATTGCAGAACTGGAGAAAACGCTGGCACAAAGCAAGCATGCAACAGTCAGGCACGCGCTTAAAGATTTGCTTAATCAATGGCAGGAGCCACGTAAAAATGCCGAAAGCCGTCTGCAACGAATTGATACCGAACTGCAGCGTTTAATTGCCCCTAGTGAGGAACTGGGTGAGGAATTGATCACCAAATTGCAAAAGTTTGCTAGCGGGCGTGGGCTTAATTTAATACTGGCGCTGTGCGGTTTTGTGTTGATTTATCTGGTGCTGATAGGCCTCGGGCGATTGATCAGACGGCTGCCAAGTCGAAAGCATGAACCCGGAACACGACGACTGGCTCGAGCTATTGCCTTGTTGCTTCGAACGCTGACCGTGACCCTGGCTTTATTTACCGCTATGCTTATTTTGTACGTTCTTGGCGACTGGCTGTTATTTGGACTCATGGTTTTGCTGATGATCACATTAATTTGGGGATTACAAAAATCGTTGCCACGTTATATCCGAGAAATTCGCCTTCTGCTCAATATGGGTGGCGTTCGAGAAGGTGAACGCATCTTATACAATGGACTACCTTGGCGGATTGCTTCACTTAACCTCTTTTCAACACTGTACAATCCTTTGCTTGATGGGGGGTTACTGCGTCTTCCTATTGACCGCTTGGTAGATTTGCAGTCGCGTCCATATTCCCCGGAAGAACCCTGGTTCCCCAGCCAAGTAGGCGATATCGTCATTCTGGAGGGCGACATTTATGGCAAAGTATTACTTCAAACGCCAGAAATAGTGCAAATGCATATAATGGGAGCCACTACCACCTTCAGCGTAGCTAACTATCTTGGCAAAAAACCTCGTAACCTATCGCGAGATGGTTTTGCTATACCGATCAACTTCAAACTGAATTATCTGCATCATGAGACTATTCTGACCGATATTGTGCCCACATTACGCGCCTATCTGGAAGAGCAGTTGGCGCAACAACCCTTTCATCCTCATCTAACGGGACTGCTAGTAGAATTCAATGAGGCGGCCAATTCCTCATTGAATCTGCTGATCGTGGGCATGTTTACGGGTGCCGGCACGGAAGATTACTGGTCGATCCATCGTTTCTTGCACCGTACCATACTCAGCGCCTGCAATCATTACAACTGGGCGATTGCTTAA
- a CDS encoding IS5 family transposase, which translates to MPRMMLNDEYWSKLEKILLQESIYNKRNLRMTVEGILYRMRVGCPWRDLPRVFGCWNSIYKRFNAWSLSRKWLNVFKALAVDPDWEWRFMDGSYVKAHQHSAGAASQESQAIGKSRAGNTTRIHLAVDGYGLPVEFEITGGEVNDCSAAPDLIARLPDAKTIVADKGYDSEWLREQITKKGARAVIPGKRNSLKGNADMDWGLYKYRHLVENAFARLKQYRAIATRYDKLKRNYESMVAIACGYLWLPM; encoded by the coding sequence ATGCCCCGAATGATGCTCAATGATGAGTACTGGTCGAAGCTGGAGAAGATTCTGCTTCAAGAATCGATTTATAACAAGCGCAATCTGCGCATGACGGTAGAAGGCATACTGTATCGAATGCGGGTTGGCTGTCCATGGCGCGATCTGCCCAGGGTGTTCGGCTGCTGGAATTCTATCTATAAAAGATTCAATGCATGGTCATTGAGCAGGAAATGGCTCAATGTTTTCAAAGCATTGGCTGTTGATCCCGATTGGGAATGGAGATTTATGGATGGCAGTTATGTTAAAGCGCATCAACATAGTGCGGGAGCAGCGAGTCAAGAATCGCAGGCTATCGGGAAAAGCCGTGCAGGCAATACCACCAGGATCCATTTAGCGGTCGATGGGTATGGTTTGCCAGTTGAGTTTGAAATTACCGGTGGAGAAGTCAATGACTGTTCTGCCGCACCTGATTTGATTGCCAGGTTGCCTGACGCAAAAACAATCGTTGCGGACAAGGGCTATGACAGCGAATGGTTACGGGAACAGATAACGAAGAAGGGAGCTCGGGCTGTGATACCGGGAAAGCGCAACTCGTTGAAGGGTAATGCAGATATGGATTGGGGTTTATATAAATACCGGCATTTGGTGGAGAATGCTTTTGCCCGGCTAAAGCAGTATCGGGCAATAGCAACGCGATACGACAAACTGAAGCGAAATTACGAGAGTATGGTAGCCATAGCGTGTGGATATCTGTGGCTACCTATGTGA
- a CDS encoding baeRF3 domain-containing protein: MNLLTHDFSTTLAGAQPPCLSLYQSTHRHHPDNQQDPIRFRNLVKKLEQSLQQKYPAVAITKILEPFNALADDMAFWNHTLDGLAVFAASGLFQVFRTQRPVIELAVVADSFHTKPLRRLLQTVDRYQVLGLSQHAIRLFEGNHDAIDEIDLTPGVPRTITDALGDELTEPRLTVSSYGGGAGPGSTPMHHGHGGKKDEMDVDTERFFRAVDRAVLEHYSQPTGLPLILAALPEHHALFHRVSHNPFLATEGIMISPDAVSLEELRARAWEVVAPQYQVRLTELIEVFAQAHSKGLGSDDLAEVAAAVTAGRVETLLLESDRQLPGRLDSTTGRIELSELSDPGVDDLLDDLGELVANKGGHVWVIPAEHMPSQTGVAAIYRY, from the coding sequence ATGAATCTACTTACTCACGACTTTTCTACTACGCTCGCTGGTGCACAGCCACCCTGCCTATCACTTTACCAGTCAACCCACCGCCACCACCCCGACAATCAGCAGGATCCCATTCGTTTCCGGAATTTAGTGAAAAAGCTAGAGCAATCGCTGCAGCAGAAGTATCCTGCAGTGGCAATCACTAAGATTCTGGAGCCCTTTAACGCCCTTGCCGATGATATGGCGTTTTGGAATCATACCCTTGATGGATTGGCAGTATTTGCTGCATCAGGACTTTTTCAGGTATTTAGGACGCAACGCCCGGTCATTGAGCTGGCTGTAGTGGCTGATAGTTTCCATACCAAACCACTCAGGCGTTTATTACAAACCGTTGATCGTTATCAAGTGCTCGGTTTGAGCCAGCATGCGATTAGGCTTTTCGAAGGAAACCACGATGCGATCGACGAGATTGATCTTACTCCCGGCGTCCCGCGCACGATTACCGATGCCCTCGGTGATGAGTTGACTGAGCCACGCTTGACCGTATCTTCTTATGGTGGCGGCGCCGGACCAGGGAGTACACCGATGCACCACGGACACGGCGGCAAAAAAGACGAGATGGATGTGGACACCGAGCGATTCTTCCGTGCGGTTGACCGCGCAGTACTTGAGCATTACTCGCAACCAACTGGACTTCCCTTAATCCTAGCAGCACTGCCTGAGCATCACGCTCTGTTCCACCGCGTCAGCCATAATCCATTTCTTGCCACTGAGGGGATCATGATTAGCCCCGATGCTGTGTCTCTTGAGGAACTTCGAGCCCGTGCGTGGGAAGTTGTCGCACCTCAGTACCAGGTACGGCTTACTGAACTAATTGAAGTATTCGCGCAAGCTCACTCTAAGGGTCTGGGTAGTGACGATCTCGCTGAGGTTGCGGCTGCAGTTACAGCTGGTCGCGTGGAAACGCTGCTGCTCGAAAGCGACCGTCAACTTCCTGGCCGACTCGATTCCACAACGGGGCGTATCGAACTCAGCGAGCTTAGCGATCCTGGCGTGGATGACCTGCTTGACGATCTGGGAGAGCTGGTTGCGAACAAAGGAGGCCATGTGTGGGTGATTCCTGCTGAACACATGCCTTCACAAACAGGTGTTGCCGCGATCTACCGTTATTAA
- a CDS encoding lipase family protein yields the protein MAITSGSASSIPELKITSDNIMLAALNLSARAYSDNHLDDQPVIDAVNGRIQSWVPLDATALGFAGNDSRFSTIGESLLRYDNDNASATVGLTILGGKRMLGISFEGSNDLFTKNGRKDWNNNVFNIKGYYDLLNDARNDNEVGFLQSIANYISSQGIEQVLVTGHSLGGAAAQFFMQDYGVTDARYIGVTFGSPGTNHFQALPEERFVNIRHNDDEAVIAGEARGYEISGSVINVRVDDSGINGLSEHALFVPLDDTAINYRKSMEFITSQLNANTLFRDMNIVPGTHGNDNVNAKEGQNIEVLLGGDGADNMTGEMPGEQHIQIFKGSLGNDTIHGGGGIDYALYSGARSHFTHQVSPAGELIVIDQRTGSNNEGIDTLQGIERIIFTDMAFALDMDGSAGIVAKLIGAVFGAGSISNTDYVAVGLSELEKNTGYEDLAAFAIAATSANTPAQITSLLWSNLMGTAPTAEQAQPYIDLLNSGTSIGELGVFAAEHPLNQANIALAELRESGIIFDPLGFVV from the coding sequence ATGGCAATAACATCAGGGAGTGCCAGTTCCATTCCCGAACTTAAAATAACTTCCGACAACATAATGCTTGCTGCACTTAATCTTTCTGCACGAGCTTATTCTGATAACCATCTCGACGATCAACCAGTTATTGATGCTGTGAATGGACGCATTCAAAGCTGGGTACCTTTAGATGCCACAGCTTTGGGTTTTGCAGGAAACGATTCTCGATTCAGCACGATAGGCGAGAGTTTGTTGCGATATGACAATGACAATGCTTCGGCAACGGTGGGTTTAACTATACTGGGTGGCAAACGCATGTTAGGCATTTCATTTGAGGGCTCTAATGATCTTTTTACAAAAAATGGCAGAAAAGATTGGAATAATAATGTTTTCAACATAAAAGGTTATTATGATCTTTTAAACGATGCGCGCAACGATAACGAAGTCGGCTTCCTTCAATCAATCGCCAACTATATTAGTAGCCAAGGTATTGAACAGGTGCTCGTGACCGGCCATAGCTTAGGAGGAGCCGCTGCACAATTCTTCATGCAAGACTATGGTGTTACCGATGCGAGATATATCGGGGTAACTTTTGGATCACCCGGTACTAATCATTTTCAAGCATTACCGGAAGAACGCTTCGTCAATATTCGTCATAATGACGATGAAGCGGTAATAGCAGGAGAGGCGAGGGGATATGAAATAAGTGGCTCGGTTATTAATGTACGGGTGGATGATTCCGGGATAAATGGATTATCAGAACATGCACTGTTCGTTCCGCTGGATGACACGGCAATCAATTACCGAAAAAGTATGGAATTTATCACTTCCCAATTGAATGCAAACACTTTGTTCCGGGATATGAATATTGTTCCTGGCACTCATGGCAACGACAATGTGAATGCAAAAGAAGGTCAAAACATTGAGGTACTGCTGGGTGGTGATGGCGCTGACAATATGACAGGTGAAATGCCGGGTGAGCAACATATACAGATTTTCAAAGGGAGTTTGGGCAACGATACGATTCATGGTGGGGGAGGAATCGATTATGCCCTCTACAGCGGTGCCCGTTCTCATTTTACTCATCAAGTTTCGCCAGCCGGTGAGTTGATCGTAATTGATCAACGGACAGGGTCGAATAATGAAGGAATCGATACGCTTCAAGGTATCGAGCGTATCATTTTCACTGATATGGCTTTTGCGCTCGATATGGATGGCTCGGCCGGGATAGTTGCGAAATTGATTGGAGCTGTTTTTGGCGCGGGAAGTATTTCCAATACCGATTATGTGGCAGTCGGCCTTTCTGAGCTGGAAAAAAATACTGGTTATGAAGATCTTGCTGCCTTCGCTATTGCCGCCACCAGTGCCAATACACCTGCGCAAATAACTTCGTTACTCTGGAGCAACCTCATGGGAACAGCACCCACAGCGGAACAGGCGCAGCCATACATTGATCTACTGAATTCAGGCACATCCATTGGAGAATTGGGTGTATTCGCCGCAGAGCATCCGCTCAATCAAGCGAATATAGCGCTGGCCGAGCTGAGGGAAAGTGGGATCATTTTTGATCCGCTCGGGTTTGTTGTTTAG
- a CDS encoding L,D-transpeptidase has protein sequence MVDTKTSTLSVMKGMILEAVFKDIAIGRFGASKARMMGDNRTPLGSFKIDRIKEPSRYYRFFGLDFPNREAADLALAENRITKETWQSIIYAIEAGRTPPQNTPLGGHLGIHGLGRADQQVHGLYNWTNGCIALTNTQIDQLSKWLKPGVTVEIW, from the coding sequence ATGGTAGATACCAAAACGTCCACCTTATCAGTTATGAAAGGAATGATACTAGAAGCGGTTTTTAAAGATATCGCCATCGGACGCTTTGGTGCCAGCAAGGCCAGAATGATGGGTGATAACAGAACACCGCTCGGTAGTTTCAAGATCGATCGGATAAAAGAACCCAGCCGCTACTACCGTTTCTTTGGTCTGGATTTCCCGAATCGAGAAGCCGCTGATCTTGCTCTGGCGGAAAATCGGATTACTAAAGAAACATGGCAATCCATTATCTATGCCATCGAGGCAGGAAGAACGCCTCCTCAAAATACGCCGTTGGGTGGTCATTTAGGTATTCACGGACTCGGACGAGCAGATCAACAGGTCCACGGGCTATACAACTGGACTAATGGCTGTATTGCACTTACCAATACGCAGATTGATCAACTCAGCAAATGGCTCAAACCCGGGGTAACTGTCGAAATTTGGTAA
- a CDS encoding HPF/RaiA family ribosome-associated protein, producing MKIQVNTDDNIQGSDVLNAQVEEVIESNLRHFRDQVTRVEVHLSDENSQKGGSRDKRCLMEVRLEGRQPVAVTHQAGTVNEAINGAAKKLKASLDSIIGKLSSQMKSPAVPRGEESE from the coding sequence ATGAAAATCCAAGTCAATACCGACGATAATATCCAAGGTTCAGATGTGCTGAACGCGCAGGTTGAGGAAGTGATCGAGAGCAATTTACGACATTTTCGTGATCAGGTGACTCGAGTGGAAGTCCATCTCAGTGATGAAAACAGCCAGAAAGGGGGCTCACGCGATAAACGCTGCTTGATGGAAGTCCGGCTAGAGGGCCGCCAACCCGTTGCTGTTACGCATCAAGCAGGAACTGTGAATGAGGCCATAAACGGTGCAGCCAAGAAGTTGAAAGCATCACTCGATAGCATTATTGGCAAACTAAGCAGCCAAATGAAGAGCCCTGCTGTTCCGAGGGGTGAAGAATCAGAATGA
- a CDS encoding MgtC/SapB family protein: MNNTFQPGVELEHLAPFATSLAIGLLIGLERERSPTARAGLRTFALVSLFGTLSAMLSQKTNSPWLLFGGLLLVGTMMITAYIRHRNELPDPGTTTVAAILICYGLGATVWYGESTLAGMLAIVTTMLLYFKTELHGITQKLDRRDLISMLQFAVLTFIVLPVLPNQDYGPYDALNPYQIWLMIVLISGISLSGYIALRFIGQRYGAVLLGILGGVVSSTATTMVFTRRSEDNPMLTKLAVVVILVANLMVLVRLTVISAVVAPVILPNILPILGMGLFFGLIATTFWWRDLTQQEELSIPETKNPVELTIAIGFGALYAIVLLLSAWLSDIAGSSGLYMVAIISGLTDVDAITLSSLRLLDLGQLQVTEAVTAITLAVISNIIFKLGLILAIGSSLLAKRSALGMIITAIGLGSALILFGK; encoded by the coding sequence ATGAATAATACCTTCCAACCGGGAGTAGAGCTTGAGCATTTGGCTCCCTTTGCTACCAGTCTTGCCATTGGTCTTTTAATCGGCCTCGAACGTGAGCGTAGCCCCACAGCGAGAGCGGGGTTAAGAACATTTGCCCTGGTCTCACTGTTTGGTACGCTTAGCGCCATGTTGTCGCAAAAAACAAATTCACCCTGGTTGCTATTTGGCGGACTGTTGCTAGTGGGAACCATGATGATTACTGCTTATATTCGTCATCGAAATGAATTGCCTGATCCTGGCACGACGACTGTTGCGGCTATCCTTATCTGTTATGGTCTGGGCGCCACAGTCTGGTATGGCGAATCCACGCTGGCGGGGATGCTCGCTATTGTTACGACTATGTTGCTTTATTTTAAAACAGAACTGCATGGCATCACACAAAAACTTGACCGGCGCGATCTGATTTCGATGCTGCAGTTTGCCGTACTCACTTTTATCGTGTTACCGGTCTTACCTAATCAGGATTATGGCCCCTATGATGCGCTTAACCCTTATCAGATCTGGCTGATGATCGTATTGATATCGGGTATCAGCCTCTCCGGCTATATCGCATTGCGCTTTATTGGTCAGCGCTATGGCGCTGTCCTGTTAGGAATACTGGGTGGGGTCGTATCCAGTACTGCTACTACCATGGTATTTACGCGTCGTAGCGAAGATAATCCGATGCTGACCAAATTAGCGGTGGTGGTGATTCTAGTGGCTAATTTAATGGTTTTGGTAAGACTTACCGTCATCAGTGCGGTCGTGGCGCCGGTGATATTACCCAACATATTGCCGATCCTGGGTATGGGCCTTTTTTTTGGCCTGATCGCCACTACTTTCTGGTGGCGTGATTTAACCCAGCAAGAGGAACTTTCTATACCTGAAACTAAGAACCCTGTTGAGCTTACGATTGCAATCGGCTTTGGGGCACTCTATGCGATCGTGTTGCTGTTAAGTGCCTGGTTATCGGACATTGCGGGTAGCAGCGGACTTTATATGGTGGCGATTATTTCCGGTTTGACGGATGTGGATGCCATTACGCTCAGCAGTCTGCGTTTGCTCGATCTAGGTCAGCTGCAGGTGACAGAAGCAGTCACTGCCATTACACTGGCCGTCATTTCAAATATTATCTTCAAGCTAGGATTGATACTAGCTATCGGTAGTTCGCTGCTAGCCAAGCGCAGTGCTTTAGGCATGATCATCACTGCAATCGGCTTGGGAAGCGCGCTGATATTGTTTGGAAAATGA